In Candidatus Hydrogenedentota bacterium, the sequence AAATGCCTCTCGATATTGCGGTACGCGAGACGGAACGGTATCACGCTTCCCGTGAGGAAGGAAAACGCAGGCGCCAATCGCGCTTTTCGACCGTGCGCACATTCTCGACGGTGCGCAGCCAATCGAGAACGGGCAGCAGGTCGGCCAGCTCGGTATCCGCCGGGTCGCCGGCGAAGGGCGTGACGCGGACAAGATTGCCGTAGCTGCGAGCGTGCTTCTCCGGGCTGTCATCAATCACGAGGACGCGCTCCAAAGCGTAGCCGACCCGTTTCACCTTTTTCAGGTCCTTGCGCCAATAGGCTTCATGAGTCTCTTCATCCACGTGATGCGTGCACCTGTTGCGCGCCCACACGAACTTGAGGCGCGCCGGGGCCTCGAAGACCTGACGAACCACGAGGGCTGCATAGCTCTCCCCGGACGACGACCACACGGCCACGTCGAACCACTCCATGACCTGCGTCAGGAAACGGTCGAGAT encodes:
- a CDS encoding HAD family hydrolase gives rise to the protein MQDTNRQQLLILDIDETLLHSSEEPLAWPCDFQVFSYYVHKRPHLDRFLTQVMEWFDVAVWSSSGESYAALVVRQVFEAPARLKFVWARNRCTHHVDEETHEAYWRKDLKKVKRVGYALERVLVIDDSPEKHARSYGNLVRVTPFAGDPADTELADLLPVLDWLRTVENVRTVEKRDWRLRFPSSREA